The DNA sequence TTttagtggaatctctctctctctctctctcattctttctctttctgtcttcttgGTAGTTGTaaaatgaacagaatgcctttattttatttgttatgtggtgctaaggatcgaacccagtgcctcacatgtgctaggcaggtgctctgccactgagccatgccccagGGCCCTATGTAAAATTTTGAATGCTCTTGATTAAGGTATATATAtgtcatgtaaatatatatatatatatatatatatatatatatatatatatatatatatatatttaaagcttTATCCCAGGGTTttataaactgacttccagaccactcatgtataattgaatcaagcctttattgaagcacaccggtggcagttgaccagaacataaagctgttcccctgatcagccccgaacaattgcaagggcactccttctaagcctgaaaaccacaaaaggaatGTTCGGGGGGTCTAGCCCATGCAAGCAAGCCAGATTACAGAAGTGGGAAAGTGCAGTCAAGCCGAGAGAAGCCTAACCAATCATAATTAGCCTAGTCActccagttacagaaacagagtcccgttaccctagttacagaaacaataccccattaggtagttccaggTAGTTCCaggttcttaaaggtttctatagcaaaaggaaaagaacatcttgccccagtcatgactcttctacttggcatggttgttttacaggatgaagtcataaaacaaaatggagtcacatttgctcctactattatatatatatatatatatatatatatatatatatatatatatatatatatgagagagagagagaaagagagagaggtggtactagaaattgaacccagagacactctaccactgaactataaccccagcactttttatttttaattttgatatagggtcttgctaagttgcctaggctgtcctcaaacttgctatcttcttgccttggcctcccaagtagttgggattacaggcatgcactactgcaccttgtgagtatttgtttttcttgtaaaTACATATGAAAAAGTATATGGTCCGAtgtaagttgtattttttttttttactgcggATTGTACTGAATTAAGCTTGCAAACCACTTGATTGAAGGCTGTTTAATATTGTCTAATAATACACAACAATATTTACAGTGTTAGATCACAAAATCTCTCTCCTGTTTGTTCACTTATGAACAAGTAAATGATATGTGGCTTTTTACTCTCAGAAAATTGACCTTAATTAAATAGGTAAGTAAATGATATGTGGCTTTTTACTCTCATAAAATTGACCttaattcattttgttgtttgtattcttgctCATCACctgacaaatatatttatatttcataaaaacaGTTAtccaggctggagatgtggctcaagtggtaatgcgctcacctggcatgtgcagggcgctgggttcgatcctcagcaccatataaaataaagatgttgtgtccaccgaaaactgaaaaataaatattaaaaaaaacagttatccAAAGTACcagcatttatattttaagaatgacAAAGATCCTTCcctttaactgaaaaaaaaaaaaaaaaccagtttttttggtttttggtttgtaCTAGTGATCAACTTCTTGATTTTAATGGCACAATGGATGGGTTTAGCTAGAACATTGGCAGACATTCTGTAAGGGTCCGTCGaacgtcagaggaagagaccaccaagagaccgactcatgcaacagcaaaaggggatttattgaggatccaatccagtgcgCTGGGGCTCTcggtgaaaggttaataaaataggtacttgtcaatctatatgcttaacaaaacagaatgtgctgtccccaactgcgaactgtttgctaatcttgttcccagaatgtgctgtccccaactgccaaactgcaaaatgtaacttccctccctgccctctccaaggaaagtatataagctctgcttaagctgttctcagggctctttgCTCTActcaagtgagctctgagccccagcatgctggacccccaataaaccctttgctattgcatgagacagtctcttggtggtctcttccccCGACGCTCGCCTGACCTTTAcacaggctcactcaagaagggagagcggccaaaAAGCCctgagcaggggttgagcagtgcttaagtacactttttggggagggcgggggctttaccaaatcatcatgaggcccgggaaaattgaacaactctcaaacatgattagtccattcattggcgggaacaggtcgggcgggggtgataggtcacTCCTAAAGAGGGggatacatttaaactgattggtttgggccctgaatgcctatgtgccaaactgcacagggtccaggttatttaacaactaaatggtcagtaccaggcattgtcttaactgcctcaggaatttcaggttctgtgtgcagttcagaaactttacaatacctagtcctttacattttaactcaggctttgcagcttagaaactttaccctttcaattcCAGTGAATCATATTTTCATGTACAAGATCCTAGACAGGATCTGGCCAAGGAAGGACTTGCTTCATCATTGTGTCTGAATCTCAATGAGGGCTACAGGATGAATGATAGGATtatgaagaaaatgcaaaaagttGATAAAGTTATGTAGATTATAAGTGGTGTACCTAAGAGTGGACCAAAGTCTTTCCATGTCTTTATCAGTATGAAGTAAGGTAGATTTGTGTACAGTGAGTGGCATTTCTGTGATGGATAAAGATCTCAGAAGAGATGACATAGTATAGGAGATGCTCCTAGAGATGAACTCCTTCAtcacttttcatctttttatgtgattaaaatgaaaagatgtttgaGATTAAGATCATGGTGGGCAAGATATCATatcatgtatattatatatagaatGTTAGAGAACAACATCATAAGAAAAGGTAATCAGTCTGTAAGACCATCACATTCACATCTTGATGACAATAAAATGAGAAGATGGAGACAAATTGCAATGCTAATAAATCAATTTAAGTAGAATAAGAATCCCCAAACctgggactggggttatagctcagcggcagagtgcttgcctagcacatgtgaggcactgagttcggtacttagcaccatgtaaaaataaataaaatgaagatattgtgtccatctacaactaaaaaataaacaataaaaaagaatcccCAAAcctactgaagccagatttaaagttagtagtcagtgtagttaggtaaatcgggtctaatatcgagtgaaatctaaaatggaggccatgctgagaatgattccaggaaacgcaggacaactcatgaaatgttaatgaagtcccaaaaaagccctaggcccaaagtccatcccaaaggaatgttaacagaacccaggaaacagcccccaacagatttggagatagcccatcccaaagaagtgttaatgaagtccttcctgcccagattacttctttggcccacctgtgtcccaccacttgggccttcccacctacattccatcaccaaaactataaaaaggggagacaaccgcacttccacggattccacctcttgggtccccttcttcctccgggagaagtcttttctgctgtcctttaataaacttctaatttctactctgaccttgcctcagcatgcttctttggtgttattcttcaacattggggaagcaaggactcatcaccggccaacagcggtaacactacCAGTCAGTAGTGCATCACTAATTATGAGATTAAAATGGATACATATAAGTAATTGAAATAAATGGTACATGGTCTCATGATATCTTAGGCTTTCTTAAGGGTTCAGTCTCAGAAGATATTCCTCATTGAAGAACTTTATCGGTGactcttagaaatgaaaatatttaaataatatgccTAATAGAGCCTGTTTAGCAAAGATCTgcaaatcttcttttttttaatgttttggtacAAGGAACTAATTGAACCTACGGcactatcctttttatttttttattctgagatagggtctccctaagttgcttagaatcttgctaagttgctaaagctggcctcaaacttgtgatcctcctgcctcagcctcctgagtagatggaaTTACAgcattacaagcatgtaccaccagaCCCCACGGGATCTGGAAATCTTAAGGATGTTGTCCTGCATTACCCGCACAGGGAGTCTAAGGTAGAGTATTTTTATCTCAAACAGATTTGAAGTTGTGTGCAGAGACTAATCAATAgagatatttagaaaaagaataaagcttTTAAGAGAATTCTGGTGGAAGAACTAGGAGCTCTTTaataagggagagagagagtatgaAATAAAGAGAACTCTGAACTCCTAATCTTTTTCAGATCGGAAGCAAGTTGAATGGACTTTTTAGTTGCTAATGTAGTTTTCTTATTGTAAATAAAGATTTCAGTTCAAACGGTAAAAACCAAGAGCCACAGAGAACAACAGACACAGAATAAACTAGGTAATAACGATGATGGCTCCTGTTCTCAGTGGATTTCATAGTTGCTAAGGGCCAATGACAGTTGTTACTCCCACTTTCCCCATTTTTGAATAGGTCATTAGGAGTTGTCTTATACCTTTCCCATCATGGTATTGTGTATGTGTCTCTGTGGGAGTAGTTAACTTTTTTATTTCACAGGTGTTTGGATTGAGAAGAACGATACTCAATGATACTCAAGGAACTGTTCCAAGGAGCCACATCTGTATCTGGACCTGATAACAGATGAGGAGCTCTTAGACCTGGATAGAGCTTGAGCCAGGTGCTCTAAAGAATGGAATATAGAGCCTCAGAAGAGGGATGTGTGTGATTGCATATGGGAGGGATGAGTGGCCAGAAGGCAAATTGTAATGTTCTAAGATGGCAACAGTATTTCCCAGCCCACATGTTTTTCTAGAACCTTGGCACCCTCCTTTCACCAGTGTGTTCTTCTTGACTTTGGTAGATGTCCATGACTGCCATGACCCATAGTAATGACAAGAGAGATGCTATCTAACTCCCATGACGAGGTCAAAGAAAGGCCATGCAATTGCGCCTTGctgacttgggatcctccttttAGAACTCAATGCCAGTAACCAGTGAAAAGGCCCAAGTGGAGAGAAACTAAGAACCCCCTAACTCACAGCCCTGCCTGAGTTCCCAGCTGACAGCCAGAACAACTTCCCTGCCCTGAAAGTAGATCCTCCAACCCCCTGTCACTCTGCCCCAGCCAATGTCACTTGGAACAGAGGTGATCCACTCCTATTAAATACTGTCCACTTAGCAGTCTTGAGAAAAATAGATATTGTTTTAAATCAAGATGCTTTTGGGATAGTTTATTCCATAGTATGTGATTGAAATAAACTCCAAACACTAGTCATCTAAAacaagaacatttattttatttagttcacatTTCCACACTTTGGGAAGGGCTTGATAGGGACAGCTCTTCTCTGTTCCAGGGTGCTTGAGGTATTCATTGGGAAGGTTCAGGTGTCTGGGTCTGGAATCATCTGGGTTTTATTTTACTCAGATTATCTGGCACCTGGGCAGAGATGACTCACAATCTCACTTCACTTGTCAATGCCACAGAGGTCCCAGCAATTGGCCTCTCCTGTGTCTTGGGCTCCCTACACCACCAAAGCCTGAATGTAGTCAAACTTTAGGAGCGGCGGCTCAGAACTGTGAGGGCGTGTTCCCAGAAAACCAGGTGATCTCTGAAGCTACAAAGCACCACTTTCTCTCAACTGATTGTCCAATGACAAGCCCATGTAGATTTGAAGGGAGGAGACCTAGGTCCCACTCTTGGTGGGAGAATGGCAAATAATTTATAGCTATGTCATAAAACTATCATAAATGGTTTTACTATGATACATTAAAGATAATTTATTGTGAACAGGATTACAGAGCTTCTTGAATATGAAGCATGATATCTTGGACATCAATTTTGgaaaattgcctttttaaaaaatgtttattcttaagttttaggtggacacaatatctttattttacatttatgtggtgctgagacttgaacccagtgcctcgtgcatgctaggagagcactctaccactgagccacaaccccagccccaaaattgactttttaaaaatataaatcccagtgacttggtaggctgaggcaggaggatgggcaattcaaggccagcctcggcaacctGTAGCAAGAGCTCCTCAACAATGTAgccagaccctttctcaaaataaaaaataaaaagcactgaggatattgctcaggggtagagcacccctcagttcaattcccagtacccaaaagaaaaaaaaattcctctacATTTTTCTATAGAAAATTGAGTCCATTTTGTTCAAAGACAGACCTActtgtttcttgatttttcaggtctttagatttttatttccctctttattttatagtttctagtgaacaagaaacaaaatgttaacaaataGGCAAATAGCTTCACTTGCTTCCTCTCTAGTAAGTAATTTAATAGAAGAATTGAAAACACATACGAAAATAAAGAATGTTACCTGTGATTTTCAGTTTTTGTGTTAAAAGTCCTCTAAGATTATCTGTTTGCTTCTGAATAATTAATTCTGACTTCTGGGAACAGATTATGTGCTAAGTTCTATCCTCACCAGCCATTGTCTTTTCAAATATACTTGCATAATATTTTGCAATGCTGAAGTAAAAGGAAGTGAGGAAATGATTCCTCTAAAGTTATCCCCACTATACTTTTCCCACATCAACACTAGAATCTGTAAATGAGATGGAAGAGAGATCAGAGTCTAATCACCATGGTGCAGAGTTTATACTTAATTACTCTACAGAAAGATGTTCCCAATTCCTCCCCTCAAAGGACCCCCCCCCCGTGAATTTCCTTATATCAACACCTTTCTGTATGCTATGGGTCAATAAAGATTCTACTCTGCTTCCAATGATTGGAATATTGGATGACCATTCtctcacagtgatgaaaaaattCTCCCATCTTTAAAAGTCACCTAATACAAAGTGTtaacaaaagaattaaagaattgatagaattaaaaaatgaaaaaaaccccTAGAAAACCACCCAAATTTTAACAAAGGGGGCATTTGTGCAGCTTATGTCTGAATCTTCTACCACATGCATGTGTCACAATAGCAAAGTACTATGTTGACAAATAAAGcaaattcaataaaatgacaTGAAATATACCATAAATGCCAAATAGGCATTTAATGCTACCCAGGGGAACTTACATAGTCACTAGACACTAAAATGTGATCTCAACTCTTCTCCTGTCCATAACAATTTGGATTTGCATTTACAACTTGGGGGACACACCCTTGTGGGTGCCTCCAAGGTGTTGGGAGAAGAAGGACAGAATTTGCTTCCAGGCATCCACCTGGGCCTTAGAATGAGCCCTGAGCTCCCCACCCCAGATCACAACTTGGTTGAACAATTTATGCACAGAAGCTGGGCACATGGAGAAGTAAGGAGGCTCAATGTAGTGCCCAGTCCCAGGGTAAAGGATGATCCTGGGTTTTTCCTTTCCATGGGCCTGTAGTCTTTCAGAGACTTTTTGCACATTTAAGTCACTCCTCCAGTTATGGTCATCCTGACCAGCAATGAAGAGGATGGGCCCTTGTGCCTTCTCTATTGGAATCATACTGGGGTTCTCAAACTTCTCCACAATATCATTCCGAATATCCACAATGTCCAGAATGCCTGAGAAAGTAACCTTGATTCGCTTCAGGTCAACACCCAGTGGTGGGATGCTAATCTGCTTGTAGTGTATAGTTGAGTTTCCGCTGTTCCCAGATCCATTGATGGATACAGTGGCTGAGATATTCTTCAAGAATGAGGCCATTGAGAGACAAATGTCAGCTCCTAGAGAAATGCCCAGAAGCCCAACACCTGGGCCCTTTacctgaaagaaaggaagaaagaagagttaAGACTTTATTCAACATGAATATGCAACTCAAAATGCTGCTAGCTTCAATATGTGAAGTATCCACAATGTCAGGTGACAGTGGAGTTTCTTCCCAAGTATTAACCATCTGgttaaacatgaagaaaaaaaatcttaaattcacTGGCAAATTTAGGAACTGGTTCCAGAGAATCATCCATTCACGAATGCTCAGCCATGGAGCCTGTCAAGTTCAGGCTCATTCAAGTAGCTCTGATTCCAGTCTTTATATGGCTTAGTATCCAACTGTGTGGAACTAAGTTCTCTTCCAAGATGGCAATCATTAATCAGATCCCATCCAATCATTACAGGCAAATGATTAACTTTATGGAAACAAAGTAAGACTTCAGAGTCCAGTTCAGTAGTTCTTAGCCTCTGAACAGGTGGGCAAGTTCAGATCAGATTCTCCAAAATCAGGAAATTACCGATTAAATGACAAGCATGCAAAGATACTAATGAGAGGCTCAATTTGCTTTACAAAAGGAATTTAGGAATTGCTCAGTGAAATTGCACATGGATTATAAGAACAATTCTACATCCTGAACCCATTTGTTAGAGAAAGCGGAAATAATAAGCACCCAAAGCCTAGGAGGTCTCCAAAAGGAATCTCAGTGAAAACAGAACAGAGCAGCATCACTGCACTGGTTCTGGTGACACCAGCTATGGAGACATTTCTTGGGAGACTGATTAAATAAAGGAAGGAGAACCTGGGGGTGTTGAAGCATGTAACACACAACTTCTTCAAAGTAGTCCAGGTGTATGTTGCTGAAATCCTTGGGGAGATCATCAAAGTCATAAAAAGCTACAGCCAATGTGGCAAAGCCATGGCCAGCCAGAAGGCTGGCCCGATATTCCAACAGGCCTCCTCCAACTCCGTAGATATCAATGATCGCGGGGAAGAGTCCAGGTCCTAGAGAAGAGAATAGGAAGGCATTATACCGCTTGAAGAATTTGTTTTCCTCTAGAGAGCTTTCTAAGTTATTTAGTGGGGTTCCTATAAATCCAAGGAAAGAGGACAGATTCCTGAGTCACTACTGAAAAGAGACACAAGTTCcttggaaggagaaaaaaatccaaagcatAGAGTAACTTCCCATTGGTGATTTAACCCTCCGTGAGATTCTATGGTAAATTATCTGTAGGGTTTTAAGAATCATCAGTTGTTGTAAAAGAGAGCAACAGAACTTTTTAAGTGGATTAGAACATCatttggggatggggatgtgattCAGGTAGGGCCCTTGACTGGCATGGGAGGCCTTGGGTTCTGGCTTCAGCACCAGAAACAAAACAGGGTGCTGTGCTCGAGGACTGCATATAGAATAACGAATGTGAATAAAAGCTGGATGTTGTGTTGCATCAACCATTGGCGTTGTTTGTGTACTATTTCAGCTGTCTAcgtagaaagaggaaagaaaaacaccAGAAGCTGGCTATCTGTGAGGAAGGCAGTGAATGTGAAGTGTGATCTATGGTAGAGAAGGGCATGAAGAAGTGAAGGATCCAGTAAGCCTAGGACATGAGACAGAGGCATCAAGGCAATAGCATCCTTGACCCTGGCCACTTTCCCTAAGAGCAGCCCTGCTGTGCCTGGAGAGATCTGCAGAGTGGTGATTAATAGCAAAGTGAACCAGATTCTTCCTTTGAACAATAACAGTACTCACTCTTTGGAATATAATAGAGATAAAATAAGATAATGCAAAAGAGTCTAAGGAGTCAAAATCTTCTATTTTGATTGGTCGGCCATGAACACGGCCAATGCCAGTTTCTCAACAGGTGCCGAAGTAGCCAAAACCTAGTCAGCGCAGCACAGGAAACCAGCGACTGTCCAGGCAACAACTCCTACTCAGCAGCAGCCTGGGCTCACCTGGAGGCAGGAAGAGCGTGGCCCGCACCCTGCCCTCCCGCACCGGCACCCGCCGCACCCCGGGCGGCAGGAAGTGGCGCTTGTGCAGCGCCCGGGCCAGCAGCCGCCCAGCGTCGGGTTCGTGGCCGTCCAGCACCTCCAGCTCCACCACGAAAGGCGTCTGCACGTCCCGCTTCACCAGGCGCCAAAACGGCTTATCAGGCTCCATGGCCCAGATCAGCCCCATGGGCTCCAGGCCCGCGAAGCTGCCGCCCAGCGCGGGCGCGCGCTCCAGGTCCAGCTCGCCCCCGGCGTCCGCGAGGTAGCGCGCGTGGGCGCGGAAGAGCGCGCCCTTCTCGTCGCGCAGGGAAGCGCGCAGCGTGACCCGCTGCTTAGGGGCCAGGCCACGCACGGTGATGTGCACCGGCTGGTCCCAGCAGCAGTGGCTGGCGGGCTCCAGGATCAGCGTCGCTGCCATGCTGGACTTTGAGCAGAGACCCTTTGGAAGTGGTGGCTGGTGCGCGTGATTGAGTCCCAGTGCGGGTTTGGAGAACCGAGGCGTCAGGAGCGCTAGGAGGCTGAACGGATCACGGTGTATCTGGGACCTTATACCTGTGAACTCCACGCCAAGAACTGGTCTGAGATCCAGGAACTAGCCCATGGGCGGGCTGAAGGGACGTCAGAAGTTTTTGCAGTAGGGCTGGACATAGCCAGATGAACATACTCTGCCTGTCACCACTCCCACTTATTTGAGTCCAAGTTGTTGGGTGGTGACGTGAGCAGTGAATGCAGTCACAACAAAGTCCACCCACTCTACGGATTCTTTgacagcttttttttctttccttttttttttttaacctttcaatAAGTTATCAATTTTTCTTAGGCTGATATTAGAATACCTGATATCAGATAACTTATAAAGAATAGGGATTTATTCTTACATTTTTGAAGACTGAAAGTCCAAGTTAGAGGGGCCCACATTTGGTGAgtaccttcttgctgtgtcattcCATAGTAGAATAgcaaaagaacattaaaaagtgagaggagagctggggatgtagctcatttgtAGAATCCGTATTTAGCATACAccaagctctgggttcaatcctcagcaccaaaagggggaaaaaatagtgGTGGTGAGGCAACACTCATTTTTAGCAGGAACCTACTCCAGGGATAACAAACCCATTCCTGCTATAAAAGCATTAATCTGTTCAATCTCTCTTACAGGGCCCACCTTTCAACACAGTGGTATTTGGGATTATGTTTCCATCACAGACAGACATTCAAGCCataacaaatttatattaaaaagatcCTGGGCAGGTTTGTACCTCAATGGTGGAGGTTTATCTTGCATTCCTGAGACTCATTTTGATTCTTAAAACAGcagaaacccaaaacaaaacaaacaaaaaacaataacaaaaaaattccaggggctgtgggtatagctcagtggtagagcacttgcctagcatgtatgagacactgggtttaattctcagcaccacataacaataaataaataaaataaagacattgtatccatctacagctaaaaaaatttttaaattaaaataaataaatatattgtgtccacctacaactataaataaataaataaatatcttaaaaaagaaTTCCATGTTTACAGTTCAATGAGTTTTCACATAGatgcatgcatatacacataaacaCCAAACCCACAATAACAGAACTAGAAGCAGATCATTAGCCCAGAAGCCACTCTTTCTCTTGTCCCAGATATTTCCCTCTTCCCCAAATACTCTTGTGTTATTCAGCTGGTGATTCCACAAAGAAATACCTGAGCCAATTgacctataaaaagaaaatgtttaaatcatagttctagaggtttcagtccaaaaTCAGAAAGCCCCATTTGTTTGAGCCTCTGGTGAGGGCACAAGATGTCAATGGTGAGGAGTGCCTGTGCACCCACCATAAGCCATAAAAAGGACACAGAGATTGAGAGACTTGGTCTCATAATCCCCTTCAAGAAACACCCCCAGGgctgcttatattttatttagagacaggttcttcctaagttgcttagggccatgctaaattgcagagactggctttgaactcatgatcctcctgccttagcctcctgagctgctggga is a window from the Urocitellus parryii isolate mUroPar1 chromosome 6, mUroPar1.hap1, whole genome shotgun sequence genome containing:
- the Acot4 gene encoding peroxisomal succinyl-coenzyme A thioesterase, with the translated sequence MAATLILEPASHCCWDQPVHITVRGLAPKQRVTLRASLRDEKGALFRAHARYLADAGGELDLERAPALGGSFAGLEPMGLIWAMEPDKPFWRLVKRDVQTPFVVELEVLDGHEPDAGRLLARALHKRHFLPPGVRRVPVREGRVRATLFLPPGPGLFPAIIDIYGVGGGLLEYRASLLAGHGFATLAVAFYDFDDLPKDFSNIHLDYFEEVVCYMLQHPQVKGPGVGLLGISLGADICLSMASFLKNISATVSINGSGNSGNSTIHYKQISIPPLGVDLKRIKVTFSGILDIVDIRNDIVEKFENPSMIPIEKAQGPILFIAGQDDHNWRSDLNVQKVSERLQAHGKEKPRIILYPGTGHYIEPPYFSMCPASVHKLFNQVVIWGGELRAHSKAQVDAWKQILSFFSQHLGGTHKGVSPKL